The genomic region AATAATGTGCGCAGAACCGAAAATCCAAATTACCTTTTTGTCACTATTAATTCGGCCGATCTTAAAGCCGGGGATTATACCTTCAGTTTTAATAAAAAGGGGGAAAGTTCATTTGAACAAGAATATGAATTAAAGAATAGAGAAATGGGTTCGGCGGAAAGAAATGGATTTGATGCCTCAGACGCCATGTACCTGATCATGCCCGATAGATTTGCCAACGGTGATCTCAATAACGATTCTCATCCCGAAATGCAGGAAAAAGCAAACCGTGGAGAACAGGGCGGCCGCCATGGGGGTGACCTTCAGGGAGTGATAGATCAGCTTGATTACCTTGAAGACCTGGGCATCACGGCCTTATGGAGTACACCATTACTTGCAGATGACGATGCGGGTTATTCCTACCATACCTACGCTCAAAGTGATGTATATAAGATAGATCCCAGATATGGTACAAATGAGGATTACCGTAGGCTTGCAGATGAAATGCATAATCGGGACATGAAACTAATTATGGATTATGTAACCAATCACTGGGGAGCAGAGCACTGGATGATCAAAGACCTGCCAACCTATGACTGGATACATCAATTCCCTGGATATGAAAATTCCAATTATCGTATGACCACGCAATACGATCCGCATAGGTCTGGGCGTGATTTTAAATATTGTGTTGATGGATGGTTTACGAGTACGATGCCAGATCTTAATCAGGGAAATCCTCTGGTTCAGAATTACCTCATACAAAATGCGATCTGGTGGATAGAGTATGCTGGTCTGGATGGTTTTAGGGTAGATACTTACTCTTACAATGATAAAGAAGGTATCGCCAAATGGACCAAGGCGATCATGGATGAATATCCTGATTTCAACATTGTTGGAGAGGTTTGGATGCATGATCAGGCACAGATCTCCTACTGGCAAAAGGATAGCGAGATTGGAGCTATACAGAGCTATAATTCTCATTTACCATCGGTGATGGATTTTACATTGCATGATGCGATTAGTTCTATGTTCAATGAAAACGAATCCTCCTGGGATCGCGGAATGATCAAAGCGTACGATAATTTCGTGAATGATTTTTTATATCCTGATATTAATAATCTTCTTGTTTTTGCTGAAAATCATGATACCAATAGATTCAATGAGATCTATGATGGTGATCTGGCCAAATATAAAATGGCTATGAGCCTTATCTTAACTACCCGGGGAATTCCGCAGTTATATTATGGTAGCGAGATAGGAATGCGTGGTGATAAAGGAAAAGGTGATGGGGACATAAGAAGGGATTTTCCTGGCGGTTGGGAAAATGATAAAAATAACGCCTTTACCTCTGAAGGTAGAACCGAAACTCAGGATGCATTTCATTCCTTTACCAAAAAAGTATTGAATTTTAGAAAGAACAATGAAGTATTGCACTTTGGTAAAATGCTGCAATTCCTTCCAGATAACAATGTCTACGTTTATTTCAGATATAATGAGAACGATAGGGTGATGGTAGTTATCAATAATAGCTTAGAAAGCCGGGAACTTGATCTATCCAGGTATGCTGAAGGTTTAAAAGCACACGTTAGTGGGACCGATGTTATTTCAGAAAAAACTATCGAATTAAAGGACAAACTTTCCGTAGAAGGCCAAACCTCTATGATCATTAAATTAATATAACCACATTTAAAATTAAAAAACACACGTTATGAGAAGACTTTTATTAGCCTTTTTAACGGTCTCATTGCTTATTTCCTGTAAGGATGAACCTAAAAAAGATTCAGTGGAGGCCACAGGTGAGGATACTTTAAAACTGGCACCTATAGATAATGAGATTCTGGAATCTGCCGTTATCTACGAAGCAAATATCCGTCAATATTCACCTGAAGGTACTTTCGATGCATTTAGCAAGGATATTCCACAACTTAAAGAATTAGGAGTGAAGGTGATCTGGTTAATGCCGATGTATCCTATTTCAATGAAGAACAGGAAAGCCACCGGTGGCCGGGATGTAGAAGATATTGAAGATCCTGAAGAGCGTAAAAAATATTTGGGAAGTTATTATGCGATCTCAGATTATACGGCTGTGAATCCTGAACATGGGACCATGGAAGATTTTGACGAATTGGTAGAAACTGCACACGAGAACGGAATGTATGTTATCCTGGACTGGGTTGCGAACCATACCGGTTGGGATCACCAGTGGCTTACAGATCATAAGGATTGGTATACCCAAAACGAAAAAGGTGAAGTTGTGGATCCAATTAATGATGAGACCGGAGAATCCTGGGGTTGGACAGATGTTGCCGACCTCAATTTTGACAACCCTGAATTGCGTGAAGCGATGATAGAAGACATGTTATTTTGGGTAAAAGAGCATGACATCGACGGATTTAGAGCAGATGCGGCACATTCGGTTCCTACAGATTTCTGGGAAACAGCGGCAAAGAAGATAAAAGAGGAGAAGCCTGTATTTATGCTGGCTGAAGCTGATAATCCTAAAGATCTTTTTCATAATGCCTTTGATATGGGTTATAACTGGGAAGGTCATCATTTGATGAATAGTATTGCCAAAGGCGAAAAAACTGCGAAAGACTGGGACGATTATATGAAGAAGATAGACACGACTTTTCAGGATGATGATTATCTAATGAATTTTGTCACCAACCACGACGAGAACTCCTGGGCCGGAACGGCTAACGAAAGAATGGGAGAAGCTTCAGAGGCCATGCTTGCTTTAACTTATACACTTCCGGGTATGCCTTTGATCTATAGCGGACAGGAATATGACATGGATAAAAGATTATTGTTTTTTGAAAAAGATACGATCCCGAAAACAAAAGGGAAAGTTTATCCGATTTTAGAAAAACTTGGAGAATTGAAAAATAGTACTGCAGCTCTACATGGAGCAAAGGAAGCCGCGGCATATTCTAATGTTGAAACTTCGGCCGAAGAGAAGGTATTAGCTTTCAAAAGAGAGAAAAATGGATCTGTATTATATTATGTAGCTAATATGACGGCGAAACCTGTTTCGTTTACTGCGGAAATTTCAGGGGATTTTCATGATTATATGAGCAACTCTGAGTTCTCAATTTCTGAAGGAGAGGAAATGCAATTTAAACCCTGGGAGTTTAAAATTTTGATAAATAATTAAATAAACTCATAAATATTTGCAAAAAGCCACTTAATAGTGGCTTTTTTTATTAGTTATTAACCGAAAACGTTTTAGTTTTTTCCGAAATTAGGTAAATGGTTTGAAAGGAGTTAGCTTTGAGCTTAATGGGTGAAAAAATTAAAAACATTGCGGTTTTAACATCAGGAGGAGATGCTCCTGGAATGAATGCTGCAATTAGAGCAGTAGTTCGTGCATGTTCGTTCTATAAACTTGAGTGCACCGGAGTTTACAGAGGTTATCAGGGGCTTATTGAAGCTGATTTCGAAACACTTGATGCTCGCTCTGTGAGAAATATCATCAATAAAGGAGGAACTTTTTTAAAATCTACACGTTCCGAGGAGTTTAAAACCAAAGAAGGAAGAAAAAAGGCTTATGAGAACCTCAAGGCGAACAGCGTTGATGGGCTTGTAGTTATTGGGGGTGATGGTACATTTACCGGAGGGCAGATTTTTAGCCAGGAATTCAATTTCCCTATCGTGGGAATTCCCGCAACCATAGATAACGACATTAATGGTACCGATTATACGCTAGGATATGATACTGCTTTGAATACGGTGGTAGAAGCGATCGATAAGATTCGCGACACTGCCAGTTCACATAACAGGCTTTTCCTTATCGAAGTTATGGGAAGAGATGCTGGTGATATCGCCTTGAATAGCGGTATTGGAGCAGGAGCAGAGGAGATTCTGATCCCGGAAGAAAACCTGGGAGCAGAAAGACTTATTGAGTCTCTACGAAAGAGTAAAAAATCAGGAAAGACTTCCAGTATAATTGTTGTCGCCGAAGGTGAAAAAAGTGGTAAGAACATATTTGAGCTTGCCAGCTATATTGAGGAGAATCTGGACGAATATGAAATTAGAGTTTCAGTTCTTGGTCATATCCAGCGTGGTGGATCACCAAGTTGTTTTGACCGTGTCCTGGCCAGTAAACTGGGTGTAGGCGCTGTAGAAGCTCTTATGGAAAATAAAACTGAAATAATGATAGGGATACATCACCAAAAAGTGGTGCATGTAGACCTGGTTACCGCAATTAAAGGTGACGCGAAAATAGATAAAGAATTAAGAAGGGTGGCAGACATCACTTCTGTATAATTAAAAACCAAAAAAATGAGTACAAAAATTGGAATAAACGGATTTGGGCGAATAGGAAGAATTGCTTTTCGTATTGCCGCTCAAAATGACAATGTTGAGGTAGTAGCTATTAATGATCTTCTGGACGTAGATCACCTGGCTTATTTACTAAAATATGATTCTGTACACGGAAAATATAATGGTACTGTTGAGGTAAAAGATGGAAACCTATTTGTTGACGGGAAAAAGATCAGAGTAACTTCTGAAAAAAATCCTGCAGACCTTAAATGGGGAGATATTAATGCTGAAGTGGTTCTTGATTGTACAGGAATTTTTACAGATAAAGATAATGCTAAAGCACATTTAGATGCAGGAGCAAGAAAAGTAGTTATTTCTGCCCCTTCTAAAACTGCACCGATGTTCGTGATGGGAGTAAACCACCAGGACGTGACTAAAGATGATCATATTGTATCTAACGCATCGTGTACTACCAACTGTCTTGCACCACTTGCAAAAGTGATCGACGATGAGTTTGGATTAGTTGAAGGACTTATGACTACTGTTCATGCTTCTACCTCTACTCAGTTCACCGTAGATTCTCCTTCTAAAAAGAACTTTAGACTGGGAAGAAGCGCTATGGCTAATATTATCCCAAGTTCAACCGGAGCGGCAGTTGCGGTAACTAAGGTAATTCCTTCGCTAAAAGGAAAACTAACAGGTATGGCATTTAGAGTTCCAACTACAGATGTTTCTGTGGTAGATCTTACTGTTCGTACAGAAAAGAGCACATCTTACGATGAAATTAAAGCTGCCTTCAAAAAAGCTTCAGAAGGAGCCTTTAAAGGGGTGATCTCTTATACTGAAGAAGAGGTGGTAAGCCAGGATTTCGTATCAGATGCTCATACATGTAATTTTGATGCCGGAGCGGGAATCGCTTTAAATGATAATTTCTTCAAGCTAATCGCATGGTACGATAACGAGTATGGATACTCGGCTAAACTTGTTGATCTTGCTGCACACGTAGCTACTCTATAATATTTTAAATCTGAAATAAGCACAGTTTTCAACAGATTAAATCGTAAATTTAATCCCTGAATTGTGTTTATTTCTGATTTTAATAAATCATAAGAACAAATGATCTTAATTGCTGATGGAGGTTCCACTAAATGCGACTGGATACTTCTAAATAATGAAGGAGAACAGATTTTCAAAACCAGAACAAAAGGTTTGAATCCTGCGGTTTTTAAGGAACCGGTTCTGGAAGAAAGACTTTCCGAAAATCCGGAGCTTGCAGAAGTGAAAGATAAGGTGGAAAAGGTCCATTTCTATGGTGCCGGTTGCGGTACCCCAACTCCTCGAGAATTATTGAAAAGTATTATCGCTAACTATTTTACCAATGCAGATGAAGTATTGGTGATGGAAGATATGGTGGCAGCAGTATATGCTGCTACTACTGAACCAGGAATCGTTTGTATTCTAGGTACAGGATCTAATAGTTGCTATTATGATGGAGAAAAAATTCATCAGGCGGTAGATTCCCTGGGTTATATTCTAATGGATGAAGCTAGCGGAAACTACTTTGGGAAACGACTTATTCGTGATTATTATTATAAGCGAATGCCTCCTGAAATAGCTGAAAAGTTCGAGGATAAATTCGATCTTAATTCTGATACTATTAAGATGAACCTTTATAGAAAGGAAAATCCTAATACATATCTCGCGCATTTTGCTGAATTCATTTTTACCAATGAGCGCAATGGGTATTTCTATAAACTTTTACATGAAGGTTTAACAGATTTTGTGCATTCAAGAGTTTTATCTTATCCACAGGTTACATCTGTACCGGTTCATTTTATAGGGACTATAGCTTTCTTTAGTGAAGATATTATAAGAGCTGTTCTACAACCTTATGGTATTAAACTTGGTAATATTGTAAGAAGGCCAATAGATGCACTCATTGAATATTATAGACAAAATGTGATTAAAGTTTCCTAATCACTATAAAATATTAGTATTAGAGGCCTGTTTTTAACAGGCCTTTTTTTTGGTATTGTTTTAAGAAAATTTAGTAATCATTTAAGATTTAATAGGTTATAAGCTTTTAAATCGAAAAAATAAGTTAATTTAATTGGCTCTACGCTTATGAAATGACAGTCGCTTCAGAAATATTAAAACGAAATAGTTCTCAGATCATGGAGAATTGGGAGTCTTTGGTGAAAAAAGAAATCCCTGCGTCTAATATTTCAAGCGATCTTGCATTAAGGAATCAATTACCAAATGTTCTGGAAGATATTGCCGATATTATTGATCTCTATGATGAATTTTCGGAATTAGAAAAGAATAAAAAGTATGAGGCTATTCTAAAGAATAGCTATGATCATGGCCGGCACAGGGCTACAACTTCGCATTACACCTTGCAGCAAATCCTCAAGGAATATGTTATTTTTCATAAGGTTCTTACCGAAACACTTGTAAAGAACAAGGTATATACTAAGAAAGTAGGCAATACACTGAAGTATACATTGGAGACCGCTATGCTCACCTCTGCTACCTCATTTAGTGATTCTTTGCAGGAAATGCGGGAAAAACTTATTGGTACCCTTGCCCACGATATTAGAAATCCTATCTCAGCTGCTTATTTCGCTTTAGATGTGATCAATTCCAGTGATGATAAGGAAAGGATAGAAAGTCTTAAAACCATGGGGTTGCGAAGTCTTAAAAAATCTCTGGATCTCGTTGAAGGTCTTCTGGATGCTATCAGTGTTAAGGCCGGTGAGGGAATAACCCTGAACTTTTCTGAAATCGATCTGGTAAGAGAAATAAGGTGGGTTTATAAGGAAGCGTCAGAGATCTATAATAATGAAATCAATTTTGAATGTAAGGAGAAAGAGATCATCGGAATTTTTGATGGCACGGCATTACGACGGGTGGTAGAAAATCTAGTTGCTAATGCTGTCAAATATGGTTCAAGAAATTCGAAGATAGCAATGATGATAGAAAATGCTGTTGACGAGGTTGTTATCAAGGTTCATAACATTGGTAAGCCAATTAATAAAAGCAGCCAGTCTGAGATTTTTGAATTCCTGAATAGGGGATCAAAATCACAAAATTCTGAACTGGCAGGCTGGGGTATGGGCCTCACTTTAGTTAAAAGTGTAGCTTTGGCTCATGGAGGTAAGGTTACTTTAGAAAGCAACAAAGAACAGGGAACTACATTTTCAATTATACTGAAGAAAAATTTTAATCAACCTGGAAAGGTTCGAACAGAACTCAATTATTCACCCAATTAAACTCAATTAATAATACTCAAATTTGAATGTGAACACGTTCATTTAAATTCCAAAGACCCTGCATAAAAAAATCTTTAAGATATGCTCGTAAAGGTATATGGCAGTGCTGTTTTTGGAGTTGAAGCCACCACTATCACAGTAGAGGTAAATGTGGCATCGGGTATTGGGTATCACCTTGTAGGGCTTCCCGATAATGCCGTAAAGGAATCGAGTTATCGTATTGCGGCCGCTCTGCAGAATAATAAATTGAAATTACCCGGTAAGAAGATCATTATCAATATGGCCCCGGCAGATCTTCGGAAAGAGGGCTCAGCCTATGATCTTACTTTTGCCCTTGGAATTTTGGCGGCATCGCAACAGATCAAAGCTGATAATATTTCAGATTATCTAATAATGGGAGAGCTTTCCCTGGATGGCAGTTTGCAACCCATTCGTGGTGCCTTACCTATAGCAATACAGGCAAAAAAAGAAGGTTTTAAAGGCTTTATTCTTCCAGAACAGAATGCCCGTGAAGCAGCTATCGTTTCAGGGTTGGAGGTGTATGGGGTGAAGAATATTACCCAGGTTATCGATTTTTTTGATAAAGGCCTGGATCTGGAAAGAACCGTGATTAATACCCGCGAAACTTTCTACAATGATCTGAATAATTTAGAATATGATTTTGCCGATGTGAAAGGCCAGGAATCCATAAAACGCTGTATGGAGATAGCTGCTGCCGGTGGACATAATATTATTCTAATTGGTCCTCCGGGAGCTGGAAAGACCATGCTTGCAAAACGTCTACCTACTATTCTTCCGCCTATGACCCTGCAGGAAGCTCTGGAAACTACCAAGATTCACAGCGTTGCTGGAAGAATAAAGGATAGTATTGGTTTAATGTCTCAAAGACCGTTCAGGAGTCCGCATCATACGATTTCTGATGTGGCGCTTGTTGGAGGCGGGGCTTATCCGCAACCCGGTGAAATATCACTTTCTCATAATGGAGTTTTATTTCTTGACGAGCTACCCGAATTCAAGCGGGGAGTACTGGAGGTTATGCGTCAACCTTTGGAAGACCGGGAAGTCACCATTTCCAGGGCTAAATTTACAGTTACCTATCCTTCCAGTTTTATGCTCGTAGCCAGTATGAACCCAAGTCCCGGTGGATATTTTAATGATCCCGGGGCACCTGTATCTTCTTCTCCTTTTGAAATGCAGAGATATCTGAGCAAGATAAGCGGACCGCTACTGGATAGAATAGATATCCATATAGAAGTCACTCCTGTTCCCTTTGATAAATTAAGTGAAGAAAGGCGTGGAGAAAGCAGCGTTAATATACGTGAACGGGTGACTAAGGCCCGTGAGATCCAGAACACACGCTTTGCAGATGTTGATCATATACATTACAATGCACAGATGGGGCCAAAGCAGATCAGGGAATTCTGCAAACTGGAAGATTCCTCGAAGCTGCTCCTTAAAACGGCTATGGAGCGATTAAATCTTTCTGCTAGAGCTTACGATAGGATCCTCAAGGTTTCAAGAAGTATTGCAGATCTGGAAGGCAGTGAATCTATAAAAGGAGATCATATAAGTGAAGCCATTCAATATAGAAGTTTGGATCGTGAAGGTTGGCTAGCCTGAATATCTTGAGTTTTAATTAACTAAACCTAACTGGCTTTTTTATATTTTTGGAAAGACCATTAAAACCAATCTGCAATTTCCGAATTGATTTCTTCGGAAAACAACAACCTAAACTAATGAAAAGAATTTTTCTAATTTTTCTCTGTCTTGGGATTTTCTCATGTAAGGGAGATAAATCTAAAGAAGCTGAAAAAAACACAACCAGTAATGATAGTATTGATGTTGAAGGTCTTTTACCTGACGGACTTATGGCCTCTGAGCCGGTAATCCTGGATATAGAAGAGGCAAACAAACTTGTTGAGTTGCCTTTGGCCTGCATTGAGACCGAATATCCTAATAAATTAGGGCAAACCCTTGAAAATAAAGAGGCCCTGGCAGAACCGCATGTCCTGCATCCGGCATTTTATGGCTGTTTCGATTGGCATTCTTCTGTGCACGCCCACTGGTCACTGGTTAGTTTGCTAAAACAATATCCTAAGATCGAAAGAAAAGAGGAGATCAGGGAGATCCTGAAAAAATCGTTATCCACTGAAAATATTCAAGGAGAATTGGAATATTTTAACAGAAATGAAAGTGCTTCTTTTGAAAGAACCTATGGTTGGGCGTGGTTACTAAAACTTTCAGAAGAATTAAAAACATGGGAAGATCCACTCGGGCAGGAACTTGCAAATAACCTGCAGCCTCTGGCAGATCTTATCGTTCAGAATTACCTGGATTTTCTTCCAAAGCTTAATTATCCTATCAGGGTTGGAGAGCATACCAATACTGCATTTGGACTTTCCTTTGCTTATGATTATGCAAAAGCTACCGATAATCAAAAGTTCTTAGACCTTATTAAAAAACGTGCTCAGGATTTTTATTTAAAAGATGATAACTGCCCGGTGACGTGGGAGCCCAGTGGTTACGATTTTCTTTCGCCATGTCTTTCTGAAATTGATATTATGAGACGTGTGCTTCCAAAAAATGCTTTTAGCTTATGGATAGATGATTTTATGCCACAATTAAAAAA from Gramella sp. MT6 harbors:
- a CDS encoding glycoside hydrolase family 13 protein; amino-acid sequence: MKRLLYLLAFIMSFSSNGQIEKIEPPFWWSDMNLPELQIMFYGKDIAEFNVSADEPVIINNVRRTENPNYLFVTINSADLKAGDYTFSFNKKGESSFEQEYELKNREMGSAERNGFDASDAMYLIMPDRFANGDLNNDSHPEMQEKANRGEQGGRHGGDLQGVIDQLDYLEDLGITALWSTPLLADDDAGYSYHTYAQSDVYKIDPRYGTNEDYRRLADEMHNRDMKLIMDYVTNHWGAEHWMIKDLPTYDWIHQFPGYENSNYRMTTQYDPHRSGRDFKYCVDGWFTSTMPDLNQGNPLVQNYLIQNAIWWIEYAGLDGFRVDTYSYNDKEGIAKWTKAIMDEYPDFNIVGEVWMHDQAQISYWQKDSEIGAIQSYNSHLPSVMDFTLHDAISSMFNENESSWDRGMIKAYDNFVNDFLYPDINNLLVFAENHDTNRFNEIYDGDLAKYKMAMSLILTTRGIPQLYYGSEIGMRGDKGKGDGDIRRDFPGGWENDKNNAFTSEGRTETQDAFHSFTKKVLNFRKNNEVLHFGKMLQFLPDNNVYVYFRYNENDRVMVVINNSLESRELDLSRYAEGLKAHVSGTDVISEKTIELKDKLSVEGQTSMIIKLI
- a CDS encoding alpha-amylase family glycosyl hydrolase, translated to MRRLLLAFLTVSLLISCKDEPKKDSVEATGEDTLKLAPIDNEILESAVIYEANIRQYSPEGTFDAFSKDIPQLKELGVKVIWLMPMYPISMKNRKATGGRDVEDIEDPEERKKYLGSYYAISDYTAVNPEHGTMEDFDELVETAHENGMYVILDWVANHTGWDHQWLTDHKDWYTQNEKGEVVDPINDETGESWGWTDVADLNFDNPELREAMIEDMLFWVKEHDIDGFRADAAHSVPTDFWETAAKKIKEEKPVFMLAEADNPKDLFHNAFDMGYNWEGHHLMNSIAKGEKTAKDWDDYMKKIDTTFQDDDYLMNFVTNHDENSWAGTANERMGEASEAMLALTYTLPGMPLIYSGQEYDMDKRLLFFEKDTIPKTKGKVYPILEKLGELKNSTAALHGAKEAAAYSNVETSAEEKVLAFKREKNGSVLYYVANMTAKPVSFTAEISGDFHDYMSNSEFSISEGEEMQFKPWEFKILINN
- the pfkA gene encoding 6-phosphofructokinase, with amino-acid sequence MGEKIKNIAVLTSGGDAPGMNAAIRAVVRACSFYKLECTGVYRGYQGLIEADFETLDARSVRNIINKGGTFLKSTRSEEFKTKEGRKKAYENLKANSVDGLVVIGGDGTFTGGQIFSQEFNFPIVGIPATIDNDINGTDYTLGYDTALNTVVEAIDKIRDTASSHNRLFLIEVMGRDAGDIALNSGIGAGAEEILIPEENLGAERLIESLRKSKKSGKTSSIIVVAEGEKSGKNIFELASYIEENLDEYEIRVSVLGHIQRGGSPSCFDRVLASKLGVGAVEALMENKTEIMIGIHHQKVVHVDLVTAIKGDAKIDKELRRVADITSV
- the gap gene encoding type I glyceraldehyde-3-phosphate dehydrogenase codes for the protein MSTKIGINGFGRIGRIAFRIAAQNDNVEVVAINDLLDVDHLAYLLKYDSVHGKYNGTVEVKDGNLFVDGKKIRVTSEKNPADLKWGDINAEVVLDCTGIFTDKDNAKAHLDAGARKVVISAPSKTAPMFVMGVNHQDVTKDDHIVSNASCTTNCLAPLAKVIDDEFGLVEGLMTTVHASTSTQFTVDSPSKKNFRLGRSAMANIIPSSTGAAVAVTKVIPSLKGKLTGMAFRVPTTDVSVVDLTVRTEKSTSYDEIKAAFKKASEGAFKGVISYTEEEVVSQDFVSDAHTCNFDAGAGIALNDNFFKLIAWYDNEYGYSAKLVDLAAHVATL
- a CDS encoding BadF/BadG/BcrA/BcrD ATPase family protein; this encodes MILIADGGSTKCDWILLNNEGEQIFKTRTKGLNPAVFKEPVLEERLSENPELAEVKDKVEKVHFYGAGCGTPTPRELLKSIIANYFTNADEVLVMEDMVAAVYAATTEPGIVCILGTGSNSCYYDGEKIHQAVDSLGYILMDEASGNYFGKRLIRDYYYKRMPPEIAEKFEDKFDLNSDTIKMNLYRKENPNTYLAHFAEFIFTNERNGYFYKLLHEGLTDFVHSRVLSYPQVTSVPVHFIGTIAFFSEDIIRAVLQPYGIKLGNIVRRPIDALIEYYRQNVIKVS
- a CDS encoding HAMP domain-containing sensor histidine kinase; this encodes MTVASEILKRNSSQIMENWESLVKKEIPASNISSDLALRNQLPNVLEDIADIIDLYDEFSELEKNKKYEAILKNSYDHGRHRATTSHYTLQQILKEYVIFHKVLTETLVKNKVYTKKVGNTLKYTLETAMLTSATSFSDSLQEMREKLIGTLAHDIRNPISAAYFALDVINSSDDKERIESLKTMGLRSLKKSLDLVEGLLDAISVKAGEGITLNFSEIDLVREIRWVYKEASEIYNNEINFECKEKEIIGIFDGTALRRVVENLVANAVKYGSRNSKIAMMIENAVDEVVIKVHNIGKPINKSSQSEIFEFLNRGSKSQNSELAGWGMGLTLVKSVALAHGGKVTLESNKEQGTTFSIILKKNFNQPGKVRTELNYSPN
- a CDS encoding YifB family Mg chelatase-like AAA ATPase, translated to MLVKVYGSAVFGVEATTITVEVNVASGIGYHLVGLPDNAVKESSYRIAAALQNNKLKLPGKKIIINMAPADLRKEGSAYDLTFALGILAASQQIKADNISDYLIMGELSLDGSLQPIRGALPIAIQAKKEGFKGFILPEQNAREAAIVSGLEVYGVKNITQVIDFFDKGLDLERTVINTRETFYNDLNNLEYDFADVKGQESIKRCMEIAAAGGHNIILIGPPGAGKTMLAKRLPTILPPMTLQEALETTKIHSVAGRIKDSIGLMSQRPFRSPHHTISDVALVGGGAYPQPGEISLSHNGVLFLDELPEFKRGVLEVMRQPLEDREVTISRAKFTVTYPSSFMLVASMNPSPGGYFNDPGAPVSSSPFEMQRYLSKISGPLLDRIDIHIEVTPVPFDKLSEERRGESSVNIRERVTKAREIQNTRFADVDHIHYNAQMGPKQIREFCKLEDSSKLLLKTAMERLNLSARAYDRILKVSRSIADLEGSESIKGDHISEAIQYRSLDREGWLA
- a CDS encoding DUF2891 domain-containing protein produces the protein MKRIFLIFLCLGIFSCKGDKSKEAEKNTTSNDSIDVEGLLPDGLMASEPVILDIEEANKLVELPLACIETEYPNKLGQTLENKEALAEPHVLHPAFYGCFDWHSSVHAHWSLVSLLKQYPKIERKEEIREILKKSLSTENIQGELEYFNRNESASFERTYGWAWLLKLSEELKTWEDPLGQELANNLQPLADLIVQNYLDFLPKLNYPIRVGEHTNTAFGLSFAYDYAKATDNQKFLDLIKKRAQDFYLKDDNCPVTWEPSGYDFLSPCLSEIDIMRRVLPKNAFSLWIDDFMPQLKKEDFQMEVGEVSDRTDGKLVHLDGLNFSRAWVLYGLANEYPEQFGHLKSLANEHVAYSFPNVVGDEYEGGHWLGSFAIYALQKSQGKVKE